The nucleotide window GGCCAAACGATTACGCCGGGACTGATCGATAGCCATCTGCATTTTGTGGGCTTAGGCGAGTCGCTGCAAATGCTGAATCTGAGTCAAGCCCGTTCGTGGGAGGCGATTGTCCGTCAGGTCGAGTCGGCTGCCAAACAAACACCCGCCGGTGATTGGATCGAAGGGCGAGGCTGGCACCAGAGCAAATGGTCGGTTGAGCCAACCGAAAATATCGATGGATATCCCGTGCACACGTCGATGAGCAGAGTCACGGAGACGCACCCAATAATTCTTGCCCACGCGAGTGGCCATGCTTGCTTCGCAAACGCTGCCGCGATGAAATTGGCGGGCATTGATCGCGATACTCCCGATCCGCCGGGAGGACAAATCGTGCGTGACGCCGAAGGGGACGCCATTGGCATCTTCCTTGAAAATGCACAATCGCACATTTACCGAGCAAAAGCCAAGGCGGACCGGCAAGTGCCGATTGCCGATCGCCAAGCTCGTTTGTCCGAGCAGATTCGTCTGGCGGGTGAAGCCTGCTTGAGATACGGAATCACATCTGTCCATGACGCTGGCTGCAGCTTTGAGCTTGCGGAAAAGCTGCGACAGTTGGCCGATGCCGGTCAACTGCAGGTGCGCATGCTGGTTATGATCCGTGCCAGTAGTCGGGAATTGGAAGGCCGTTTAGCCGCTGCGCGTACCGAGCAGGCGGGAAATGGCTTCTTGAGCGTGAGGAGCGTGAAAGTTTCCATTGATGGTGCATTGGGAGCGCATGGTGCCTGGTTGCTACAGCCTTACGACGATCTGCCGGGCAGCGTTGGCTTCAACACCGTCGCGATCGATGAACTGGAGCGCATCGCAGAAATGTGCAAAGCCAACCAATGGCAATTGTGCGTGCATGCCATCGGAGATCAGGCCAACCGCGAAGTCCTGGACACTTACGAGCGGGTGCTTGGCGCCGACGCCGGCAATGATCATCGTTGGCGAGTTGAGCATGCACAGCACTTATCAGTCGAGGATATTCCCCGCTTTGGAAAGTTGGGAGTCATCCCTGCAATGCAAGCCAATCATTGCACAAGTGACGCTCCTTTCGTCCTGCAGCGATTGGGTGAACGCCGCAGTTCCGAAGGTGCCTACGTCTGGCGTTCGCTCATCGACAGTTGTGCGATCGTTGCCAACGGGACCGACGCACCGGTGGAATCGATCGATCCGCGCGTCAGCCTGTACGCATCGGTCACCCGGCAACTTTCAGATGGCAGCCAGTTTTTTCCGGAACAGTGCATGACGCGGCAGGAGGCGCTGCTGAGCTACACTCGCTGGGCCGCGCGAGCCGGCTTTCAAGACCAATACATCGGCTCTATCGAAATCGGAAAACGGGCGGACTTTGTACTCTGGGACACCGATCTACTGAATTGCGCTGCGGAAGAGTTGTTGACTGCCAATACGCTACGTGTCTGGCTGGATGGCAAGGAACGAACGGTCACTCCGCTCGCCAAATAACGCGGCATGTTTCCCCAAGGCGGGCCACTAGATTCGCACGTATCGGCTGTTTTGCAAATCAGTGCTCGCCTCACCCACATCGCAGCGGCCGTGACCTCACCGAAAGCCGCAACCGAATTCCATGGGGCCATGCGAAGTTCCATGTCAGGCCAACAAATGCCAGGAAAACAGCGATCAACAGGATCGATGCGATCTGATGGACGAGCAAGGGTTGAGGGGCGGAGTTCATTTTGCAGGAATGATCATTTCATAGTAGTAGGCAGTCCCGCTTGGGCGATCGTAGACAAGCGAAATATACCGGTTGCCAAGCCTCCAGGTCGCACGGAAACCTTTTGTTACGGTGAATGTGTCTCCGAGCAGGTGTTGTTCGTAGCTGGGTGTGCTGATCTGTTCGGGTGTCGTGATCTCTTCCAGATTCAAATGATCGTCAGCGTGGTTTTTGTGTAGCCAGTTCTTCAGGACCTTTTCATCCACGACGAACGTGGCACGCGCTACGCCGAAGCGGTTTCGCTGGTAGGTAATATCTTGCGCCCCGGTCGGCAGGGGCAAAGGAACGTCAGCGACGGAGGCGTTTTCGATGTACAGGGCCGGATTACGGTGGGCCTGGTAACTGGCCGGGGCAACGACGACGGCCAACAGAATACACAGCCCCAAGATTTCCATCAGCGAGAACGCGAACCTTTTCTTTTCGTCTGATTGTTTGGCGTAGGCTTGTAACTTGAAAACCCAATGGAAGTTCACGCCAAAAGAAGCGAGACCGTAGATCACGATGTAGGGAAAAAAGGAGGTAGACTCGGCGATGAAATCGGTTACGGAAACGTCTCCTGCAAGAGAAAGTAAAACAGGAGCAACGGTCTTCACGGCCAGTAACAGGATCAGGCTAAAACTAGGCAGAGTACCTCCGAGCCAAGCGCCGAATAAACTCCGATGAAACGTCCCCAGATACTGCATGATTGTGGTGCCGAGGCCGACGAGCGTGATCATGACGCAGAACATTGTGAAGGGAGACGCCGGCCAGACGAATTCCAGGCCGATCAGCCCTACGGCGGCCGTGACCGCGCCGAGTGCCATATTGACCAGCGAAATAGCGATCAGCAGCCACGAAGGACGAGGTGGCGCAAGATTGGTTTCTGCCGGAGCTTCGGTAGTGCTAATGGTCATCGGGGCTACTTCACGGCAGGCGTTCGGTCGATTTTAAATTTGACTTTCGTCCCTTCCTTCGTGCCGAAACTCCATTCGAAGCGGAAGTTGGCATGGGGGACGCGGGGGTTGTCTTTGGCCAGCAGCGGCACACCGGTTACTTCGCCGCCACGCGATTCGCGCTGAACGAGTTCTCGGATCGCATCTGGCATGCGCTGGGGCAATGCGATGTCGCCTGGGCCTGCTTCCTCGGCGGGTGGCTCTTCTTCTTTCGGTTTTTCACGCAGCCGTTTGCTGAGTAGCTTTCCGTCGACACTGACACACAAATCGTACGGCTGTTGGTCGTAGGTGACTTCAATCCAGTAAACCTCGGCCGTGCCTCCCCAATCTTTGTTCCGCAATTTCTTTTCCAGCAGCTTGCTTTGCAGTGTGCCGTCGGCGTGGACTTTGGTTTCGTACCACATGTTGTCCATCTTGTAGACCACGCGATAAAGGGTGCTATCGTCGCTGGCGATTGGCTCGACCTGGGGAATCTGCAAATCGTGTAGTTCTCGCGCGATGGTCGCTTGGACAGGCTCTGGACATTCGGCGAGATCGAGCTTCGGTAACGCTTCGTCTGCCAACGAGGCCTGGCCCCAGATCGCTAAGAGCAAAACCGTAAATCCGTGGCTTCGCGTCATGTTAAGACTCCTTTCAATCAATCGGGGGGATCAATACCAGTCGCCAATCTATCGGCCTGAATCGTCGCTCGCAACTATTTGACGTTACTTCAACGCTGCGAGAAGAAGGCAGTCCCACCCAGCACTATCGCAATTGCCAGGGTGATTCCCATGATTTCCAACAAGCTGAACCGCCAGGGCCAACCAACGGGGGGCCCAGCTTGCTCTGCTCTTTGAAGTTGCTTCCAACGGAAGTAGTTCATAACCGAAGTGCTTGTCAAAAAAACAACAACACCTAGCATGCTGGCCAGCGTTGTCAGCAACTCGACCTGAGAGATTTTGGAAGACCACAGTTCACGAGTTGCAAACACCGTGGGAAGAAACACGAGAAAAGCCATAACACCAAAGAAGATCATACAGAAACGAGCACCGAATGGACTCGCCCGAAAGGTCCCCAAGTATTGCTGCATGGCAACCATGCCAGGGCCTATCAGAGCGACCAAGCATGTCAGGGTGGTAAGAAAAAGGTGTGGATGGTCGAACCCAACCGCCAGCAGCATGCCAGAGAACCATAAACAGGCGACCATCGAAGGAATCGAGATCGCAATCAGTAGCCACGAGGGGCGTGTCACTGCGGGCGAGGTTTGAGCTGCTGCAATTTCCTGTTCGTCATCCATGCCGCCAAGATACTTGCCGCTGCTAGCGTGGGCAAACGTAAAACTAGGATGAAAAGTCTGAACCAGCGAGATAGCAGTGGTGACTAATATCACCGCTGCTGTAGCCCCCAATATCTGTTGATAACCCACCACCGGTACGGGCATCCGTGGCACAACTGGCAGAATCGCTGGTGGCCTTTTTAATGGCCCATGCGAATAATTCTGGATGATAGGATCAGCCGCTAGCCCCTCAATACGCCGTTAAAGTCAGAATAACTCCTCCAAACGGCGCGGTGCGTTGGGTGTGATTTTGAAGATCGCGCCAAACAGATCGGAAAGATGCTAAAGAAAGTACCCCCGAAACTTCGAAATTAACTCTCGGAAGGTCTGTTACACGCTTCCTGATTGCAGCACTTGTTGCAGTTGGAAAGAGTTAGCAGCCGGCCAAGGGGGGAATCTTTAACAAACCAATACTGCGCCATGGGTGTGACCTCATCCGTGACGACAGTTGTTCTGTTTCGGTTCTCCCACTGGTCACCGTATCGCCGACCGCTGCGTGATAGGTGAGCCAGGTTGGTTCGTAAGAACTGCCCTGGTGAATCATTCCCAAGTAGTGGCTCTTTGGTTTCCGCTTGAACGGCACGGTTCAGAAGGATCTGAGTACGAGCCACAAGAGAAGCAGCGTTTGTAGCGCCCTGACCCAGACATCGAAGGATTGCGACTCTGCCCATAGCCATGTGCGAGGGATCGCCAGAAGAGTCCAAGACGAAGATGAGGGGCGATTTTCGTGTTTCCGCCAGAACCGGAAACACTGTGGAGGTCAACTCAACGAAAGAGTAATGGAGAGCCTGTGATGAAGGTCTTCACAACAGGACAGGTCGCAAAGATCTGCAAAGTGGCCCCCCGCACTGTGAGCAAGTGGTTCGATTCGGGCCGACTTAAGGGGTATCGTATTCCTGGATCCCAGGACCGACGAATCCCGCGGGAATATTTGATCAAGTTCCTGAAAGAACACGGAATGCCCCTTGGCGACCTGGAAGACGAAGCCATGGCCAAGGTGCTTATCGTCGCTCAGGACCAAGTATTGGTTGAAAATTTGCGTCGCGAACTTCCGCTCGAAAAAGCATTCAAGGTCTGCGTGGCCGCGAGTGGTTTTGAGGCGGGAATTCAAGCCGAAGGTTTTCACCCGGACTGCATTATCGTGGACTTCTCGATCGGTCGTATCGAGGCGTTGCAGATTTGCCAGAATCTGCGTCGGAATCCCGATTTTTCGGAAACGATTCTGATTGCCTTGCTACCCGACGATGGAAGCTCAATGAGCTTCGATCGATCCACGATCAATGAGACGTTCAAGAAGCCGTTCGACGCGGCTTTGCTGGCAGAACGCCTACGAACCTTGATCGGTGCTAAGAAGGAACTGGTCTAAGACCAAGCCTTCGGGGTTACCACAATCCGAGCTTAAAAAGACGCCGCGATGAATTTCGCGGCGTCTTTTTTTATGGATTGTTCCCAGGTATTCCGTGTTATGCCGACCATTTGTCCTGCGGTTTCGCCTAAGGAAAGGGGAAGAGTCGCCCCCCGCAATCCCTCGATTTTTTCGAGCAGACAAGGAGCTTGCATTGGTCTTGCGTGTACCCTAGACGGGTGGTGCGGGTTGGCCGCTCAGGAAATCCTGGGAACGCCCCTACTGGAAATTGCTAAATCGACTTAACATGGAGGGTTTCGCGGTTTTAGGTTGGGGGATTCCCATGGCCGATTTCACGCATCTCGATAGCTCTGGCGCGGCCCACATGGTCGATGTCGGACAGAAGCAGCCGACGGTTCGAGAAGCCGTGGCTGAGGCGTGCGTGACGATGCTGGCCGAAACCGGGGAAGCCATCCGCGAAAACCAGAACAAAAAGGGAGAGGTCCTGCAGGTCGCACGCTTGGCCGGTATCATGGCTGCGAAGCGAACCGATGAACTGATCCCGCTGTGCCATGGACTGCCGTTGGAAAGTTTGGACATCGTGTTTAAGTTCGACGATCTAACAAACTTGCGAATCACCGCGACAGCTCGCGTGACCGCCAAAACAGGCGTAGAAATGGAAGCCATGACGGCGGCATCCGTTGCTGCCCTCACGGTGTACGACATGTGCAAGGCGATCGATCGTGGCATGGAAATCCGTCAAGTTCGCCTGATGAAGAAGTCTGGCGGCAAGTCGGGTACGTACGTGCGAGAGAACAATCCTTAGGAGGTCGTTGGAAGTTTTCAGGGTTCCGTCTTCAGCAAGGGAGGAAGAATGACGTTATGTGCATTTCCTTGCCGATTGCTGAAGACAGAACGCTGAACACGGAAAACTAGACGAAAGTCAAACTGAACGTGAATCCCGCTACTAATCAAACATCGTCGGCTCCTGAAGCTGGAACATTGATGCGTTGCTATGGCGGGATCGAATCGGATCTGGCCGAGGTCGAGGCAATACTCAAGCGGGAAATGTCCTCGAAGTTCCCTGCGGTTAGCGATATTGTTTCCTATGGATACTTGCTGGGGGGTAAGCGACTTCGACCTGCCTTGGTCCTTCTTTGCGGTCAAGCTTGGAGCAAGTTGACCCCTGCCCATCACAAGCTTGGCGCGGTGCTGGAAATGGTTCATACCGCCACGCTGATCCACGACGATGTGCTCGATGGGGCCGAAACTCGACGCCATTTGCCAACGATTCATCATCGCTGGGGAACCGAGTCGAGCGTCTTGGTGGGCGACTTCCTCTTCACCCATGCGTTCTACCTGGCCAGCACGCTTCCCACGACGTTGGCGGCTCGCAAGATTGGTCAGGCGACCAATGTCGTCTGCGAAGGGGAACTGCGTCAGATCACGACCAAGGGGCGCTTCGACCTGAGCGAAGACGAATACCTTTCGATCATCGAAGCCAAGACCGCCGTGCTTTGTCAGTGTGCTTGCGAACTGGGGGCGACTTATGCCGAGTCGCCGGAAGAGGCTGGCCAGCAAGCGGCTGAGTATGGTCGCTGCTTGGGAATCGCTTTTCAGATTGTCGACGACTTGCTCGACATCGAAGGAGACACCGACCAGACCGGCAAGACCTTAGGAACCGATTTGGCCCAGCGCAAGCCGACCTTACCGCTGATCCACGCGTTGAAGGTTGCACCGACCGCAACCAAAACCAAGATGCTGGAAGTGCTCGGTTCTGCGGAGCCTTCTCCTGGCCAAATTCAAGCTTGGCTAGAAGAATTCGACAGCGCCGCCTACGCCCGCGAGACGGCGATCAGTTATGTCGAAACGGCGCTTTCGTCGATCTCGCAGTGGCCCGATAACGACGCCACCGCAGCCCTCCGCCAATTGGCCGAGTTCGTTCTCAAACGCTGCTATTAACGCTTCCCGTTATCGAGCGTCGGCAGAGAGCGTGGCGATAATTGGTGCGCCGCGTGTGACAATAACCGTGTGCTCGAATTGAGCGGTCAAATTCTCTGGGTGGGCGATCAGTGTCCACCCATCCTTCGCTTCGATCAGATGGGTGCTTCGAGTCGAAAGAAACGGCTCGA belongs to Bremerella cremea and includes:
- a CDS encoding polyprenyl synthetase family protein, which encodes MRCYGGIESDLAEVEAILKREMSSKFPAVSDIVSYGYLLGGKRLRPALVLLCGQAWSKLTPAHHKLGAVLEMVHTATLIHDDVLDGAETRRHLPTIHHRWGTESSVLVGDFLFTHAFYLASTLPTTLAARKIGQATNVVCEGELRQITTKGRFDLSEDEYLSIIEAKTAVLCQCACELGATYAESPEEAGQQAAEYGRCLGIAFQIVDDLLDIEGDTDQTGKTLGTDLAQRKPTLPLIHALKVAPTATKTKMLEVLGSAEPSPGQIQAWLEEFDSAAYARETAISYVETALSSISQWPDNDATAALRQLAEFVLKRCY
- a CDS encoding amidohydrolase, whose amino-acid sequence is MGTETTVVDAAGQTITPGLIDSHLHFVGLGESLQMLNLSQARSWEAIVRQVESAAKQTPAGDWIEGRGWHQSKWSVEPTENIDGYPVHTSMSRVTETHPIILAHASGHACFANAAAMKLAGIDRDTPDPPGGQIVRDAEGDAIGIFLENAQSHIYRAKAKADRQVPIADRQARLSEQIRLAGEACLRYGITSVHDAGCSFELAEKLRQLADAGQLQVRMLVMIRASSRELEGRLAAARTEQAGNGFLSVRSVKVSIDGALGAHGAWLLQPYDDLPGSVGFNTVAIDELERIAEMCKANQWQLCVHAIGDQANREVLDTYERVLGADAGNDHRWRVEHAQHLSVEDIPRFGKLGVIPAMQANHCTSDAPFVLQRLGERRSSEGAYVWRSLIDSCAIVANGTDAPVESIDPRVSLYASVTRQLSDGSQFFPEQCMTRQEALLSYTRWAARAGFQDQYIGSIEIGKRADFVLWDTDLLNCAAEELLTANTLRVWLDGKERTVTPLAK
- the moaC gene encoding cyclic pyranopterin monophosphate synthase MoaC, coding for MADFTHLDSSGAAHMVDVGQKQPTVREAVAEACVTMLAETGEAIRENQNKKGEVLQVARLAGIMAAKRTDELIPLCHGLPLESLDIVFKFDDLTNLRITATARVTAKTGVEMEAMTAASVAALTVYDMCKAIDRGMEIRQVRLMKKSGGKSGTYVRENNP
- a CDS encoding helix-turn-helix domain-containing protein; the encoded protein is MKVFTTGQVAKICKVAPRTVSKWFDSGRLKGYRIPGSQDRRIPREYLIKFLKEHGMPLGDLEDEAMAKVLIVAQDQVLVENLRRELPLEKAFKVCVAASGFEAGIQAEGFHPDCIIVDFSIGRIEALQICQNLRRNPDFSETILIALLPDDGSSMSFDRSTINETFKKPFDAALLAERLRTLIGAKKELV